In Centropristis striata isolate RG_2023a ecotype Rhode Island chromosome 5, C.striata_1.0, whole genome shotgun sequence, a single genomic region encodes these proteins:
- the angptl7 gene encoding angiopoietin-related protein 7 codes for MAKVNLTVVALAVTLLLLAETLAQNPKKRLVAPKPPKAQCCDEVRSLKVQVANLTSILEEMSRKQETDLMSVVRQIMELDKQNRQQEARVTEAESKYSEINNRVEIMQLQTLQSATQTSSDAIYDCASLYSKNYKISGEYKLPKDEFLGTPELNVFCDMETNGGGWTVIQRRKVGLTSFNRDWKQYKSGFGSIRGDFWLGNDHLFRLTRQPSVLRIEMEDWEGESRYAEYGFFTVSNELNSYKLFLANYSGNAGDSLRYHNNTNFSTNNKDNDKCVDNCASLRKGGYWYNCCTDSNLNGVFYRYGQHLTRNSDGITWYGWHGSNYSLKKVEMKVRPVDFQP; via the exons ATGGCAAAAGTTAATTTGACGGTAGTGGCTTTGGCGGTCACGCTGCTCCTGTTGGCCGAGACGTTGGCCCAAAATCCCAAGAAGAGACTGGTAGCTCCGAAGCCTCCCAAGGCTCAGTGCTGCGATGAGGTGCGCTCTCTCAAAGTTCAGGTGGCCAATCTGACCAGCATCCTCGAGGAGATGAGTCGCAAGCAGGAGACAGACTTGATGAGTGTTGTGAGACAAATAATGGAGCTGGACAAGCAGAACCGGCAGCAGGAAGCCCGGGTCACGGAGGCAGAGAGCAAGTACTCAGAGATCAACAACCGCGTGGAGATCATGCAGCTGCAAACCCTGCAGTCTGCTACTCAGACTTCATCAG atGCCATATACGACTGTGCATCCCTGTACAGCAAGAACTACAAGATCTCTGGCGAGTACAAACTGCCTAAAGATGAGTTTCTGGGTACACCCGAGCTGAAT GTCTTCTGTGATATGGAGACAAATGGAGGTGGTTGGACTGTGATCCAAAGGCGCAAAGTCGGCCTGACTTCATTCAACCGTGACTGGAAGCAGTACAAAAGTGGATTTGGATCCATCCGCGGAGACTTCTGGCTGGGCAATGACCACCTCTTCCGTCTAACAAGGCAGCCCAGTGTGCTCAGGATCGAGATGGAG GACTGGGAGGGAGAGTCGCGCTATGCAGAGTATGGCTTTTTCACTGTGAGTAATGAGCTGAACAGCTACAAGCTCTTCCTCGCCAACTACAGTGGGAATGCCGGAGACTCCCTGCGCTACCACAACAACACCAACTTCAGCACCAACAACAAGGACAACGACAAATGTGTGGATAACTGTGCGTCCCTGCGCAAAG GTGGTTACTGGTACAACTGCTGCACTGACTCAAACTTGAATGGCGTTTTTTACCGCTACGGTCAGCACCTAACAAGGAACTCAGATGGGATCACTTGGTACGGCTGGCACGGCTCCAACTACTCCCTCAAGAAGGTGGAGATGAAGGTCCGGCCAGTGGATTTTCAACCATAA